CAATTTACTTTTTAAGTTAGTCTTTATCACCATCTAAGCCTAATAACTATCGATTCCTTCATATTAagcccaaaattaaaaatttctttctaatgGTAATTTGCTAAAAACTTAATAATTGAAAAATTGATACATAAACTAGTTAAATCAAGCActcataattataaatttatgaaaattacaagaaaaatgacttaacTAACTTACAAATTGATGGTGGAATGAGAGCTTTAAAAAAtggtgatttttctttgttttgacgGTTGAGCACTTGAAGAGGAAGATGATATGTTGTCATCTCCACTAAGTTAACTTATATTCttagattatattataattaatcttaatcgattagttaattaagaaattatcatgcttattttaattataattcaatctCAATGAAATTAACCATCATCatccattaattcatgttaaataATGGTTAAATAATCATTTTGACCTTTTAGATAAGTGctattcaatattcaatatcgattgaattttataatttaatttctgaacattaattaattattttttgattaaattacttaactaaactttaatattttttcataataatttcattaatctttacattttatatttacggattcaatttatagaaattagattttgaaattgtattttttgACACAATGATCTTTACCATACCCATAAGGCTATTGTTATTAAGTTTATTCTTTTTTAATCGTAATGTGCTCTCTTTTTTAATCGCTTTGTTATCTAATCTTGTTTCTTAATTCCTTTTTGAAGCAATAAAATGATTGTGGGGATTGCGTTAATTATTTACTCCTACGTTGTTGCTGCAGCTTATGTGGTTGTTAGCTAACAACATTTCATATACGGCCTTTTGCTCAGGATTCATCCCCGCTGGTGTCTGATTTCTTGCCCTCGACTATTCCATTCGTGTAGATGTTTGTGCTGGGTTGGGATCCTATGTTGAGAATCTTTTAACTGTCTATGGCCGGCACCTCGATTCTTCTTCCTGCAAGCACTTTCCGCCATCATCATTCAGTGCGTGTCTATATCATGCACCAGGTGTTCCTGACACATGGTTTGCTGAGATCAACGAACATGACGTTCTGTGTACTGATGCTAAAGCTGGTATATGTGGTAATTTTCTAAAAATGAATCTTTCAGAGAAACTATAATTATAACAGCTTGAATCTTTACTTTGGAAACTTTAGATTCAGCAGCTCGAATTTTTCAGTTTAATGTTTTCGAAGTCAAGATTCAATCTATTCCAGTTTTAGGTTCtccaaatatttacatttttagaaaATTACGGCATATACCAGCGTTAGCAGCAGTAAACAGCGCGATGTTCGTCGATATTAGCAAACCATTGGTCGGGAACACTTGCCGCCTCATCAAAGTTGAGAACGAGCAGCAGAGCAGTGCAGGACCAGACAGATAACAAACTTGGATACACACCGGATAATTCTGGAGGAAGGTGTTTCCACGGAGAAGAATCAGGGTGCCAAGCATGGAGAGTAAAAAGTTTTTCGGGCAGGACCCCAACCCACAGCAAACATCACCGCGGATGGGATGGTGGAGGGTAGGAgtgttaaaatttcaattaacatCAAATTAACCCATCAAAtcgatctaatttggttaatcggtaagtttattaatttaattcagtGAAAGTCAGTTAATATTCTTTTGAAAGCTCAGTTATTATTTAATTCTGTTCGAAGCAAATTAaacaaacttaataattaataatacattttttgtagttttatttcgattaattcagccaaatgaatattattaatttatatatttaatatattttatatattttgattgaaTTCAAAACAACATATTAAAATACAATGGTTTTGTTACTTATctacattaaaaaaaaatgatacaTTTATTGATACAATACcgataacattacactcaacctaTAAATAGTCGAAAAAAGTATTATTGGAATATGACTAAATCATCGGTTGGATCGAAAATCAattgatatatgagtctaattctGAACAAGGGATTGGACTAAACTTTAAATGAACCACTCAAAACCAATAAAAAAtggaaactaaaacaaaaaaattgacCGATGAACtaagatataaatatataaatatttttatgaatttttatttttgtttaattattattggaCCAAAGGTTCAACTAGTATTCTGGCTGGTTCGAGCATCGAAACATTGTAAAAAAGATTTCATTTCAAAGTAATGAgggattaaaattataattaactcaTAAATTTCAACATATTAGAGGGATTAAaactataattaaaccaaaaatagGTGGTTTATCAACCCAGACTTTGATAAATCCGCCTCCCTCTCCTAACTCTTCTTGCCAACGGACTTAACAAAGCAAAACACATTTCTCACTGTCTCTATATTTCTCCTCAgatctctctttttttctttcacccAAATAAAGCATTCCCTCTTTTTTCTCTCCATTTCTCTCTCATTTTCCCTCTTGCCAAACAGGTTAAAAAAATGCATTCTATTTGCTTTCAAGCTACTGGAGTTCCTGGATCGAATTACATTTTCGATTCTTGTTCTCCTGCTTTAGCTATATCCAAGCCGATCAATCTCCGTTTCTGCGGACTTAGAAAGGAAGCCTTCGGTTTCTCTGGTTTGACTCACTCGAGTTCTGGCCGAGTTCATTTCTCGAGTCGTGGACATTCTAAGAAAGTCTCTGCTTCCGCTGAAAGCAACGGAAGTCCTCCAAAATCGTtcgattatgatttgattatcatCGGTGCCGGCGTCGGTGGACATGGAGCTGCGTTGCATGCCGTCGAGAAGGTAGTTTgatcctttgttttttttttcacttaaattTGAAACTATTTATCCTTGTAGTTTCAGCTGAAACTTACTGAGATCATATTTCTGTCTTTTTTTCTAGAAGTGGGTAATTATTCAAGTTTGGCTTGCTTATTCTGTCATTTAATTTTTACTTCAGAATCTAAAGAAGCTTCCTAGTTTTTAGTTATTAATCGTTGGCTTACTTGCGTTAAGTGAAGATCAATGGTGGATTTCCTTGTGAATGTATTGTTTATAGCGGTCTTTCAAGCAATTAATACTCGTTTTTAGAAAACATTGATTTCGTTTGAGTGTAATTATTCTGTAGTAATATGCGGTTTGTACTCAATGTTTGaaatggaatttttattttttctgctTTGCTTTTTGCAGGGATTGAAAACTGCTATTATCGAAGGAGATGTGGTGGGAGGAACGTGTGTGAACAGAGGTTGTGTTCCTTCGAAAGCTCTCTTGGCTGTGAGTGGTAAAATGCGTGAACTCCAGAGTGAGCATCACATGAAGGCTTTGGGTTTGCAGGTAATAGGATTGAATTGTTGTGATCGGTTATTTGAGAACTTAAGCCGAAGCACACAACATTAGTTTGAAAGAAATTAGCGTTTGCATTTAAAATTAGTTTCTAGGTTCAGCATGTGTTTATGGTGCAACTAAATGACTAACATGTATCTCTGCTGCTGACCAACAAGATTCCATGTCATGAAGTTTCTTAAGCTATAATATCGCAAACTGTGGTTTCTGGACTATTTTCACATTCTGTAATAACCTCTTATCATTTCCTTTTCTCCTGATCTTCATGTTACACTTGGTAGGTGTCTGCTGCCGGGTATGACAGACAGGGAGTTGCTGACCATGCAAATAATCTTGCTTCGAAGATTCGAAGCAATTTGACTAACTCAATGAAGGCGCTTGGAGTAGACATATTGACCGGTGTTGGTACCATTGTGGTAAAGCCTAACATATATATCCTGTAACTAAATGTGTATTCTGCAGTTTTCTGTAATCTCTGGTATGCTTACATTTTGTATGTGTACTCAGGGTCCTCAAAAAGTGAAATATGGGAAGGTTGGTTTTCCTGATAACATAGTAACTGCAAAAAATATAATCATTGCCACGGGTTCTGTCCCCTTTGTTCCCAAGGGCATTGAAGTTGATGGTATGagattttttcattttcttctctttaatCTGTCTCTATGGTCTACTTTTTCATTAAATGTTTGATCAAAAGAAATCTGGGTGTTCAAGACTGCTCAGGCACTTGTTAGAGTTTTACTACCCATGATACTCCTTTTATTGTCTGTCATCATCTTCTTTTACACTTTTCTCCCTTGATGAAGCAATTTGCATGAGATTTTTGGATGGTCATATGTCACATAACAAAGACATGTGCATCAGTTTTATTAAGTGAAATGTGAGTATAAAGTTTAGATAACAAACTCCTAGTTATTCAATTACAGTCAAACCGATGGAAATTTGCATCTGCCAAATATACATGTAGTTTGAGTTTATCAACCAGCCGGAAATAAACTTTTTGAATTTAACATTTATAGAAGGATGTGATCATATGGCAATGCTTTTCTGTTTATTTGTATTCTAGGATTTTTTCTAATCATTCAGTGATAACCTGCAGGGAAGACTGTTATTACCAGTGACCATGCCCTGAAATTGGAGTCTGTTCCTGATTGGATTGCGATTGTAGGAAGTGGTTATATTGGTCTTGAATTCAGTGATGTATACACTGCACTTGGAAGTGAGGTGAGACCatgttcttttttcttcttcttattttatatgaaatgaaTATAGGAATCTTGCTTTGAGGATTAAAATACTGTAAATTTACGTTATGTTTCACATTAAGTTTCCACACCATCTGTTTTATCCTAGTTACAGACCTTCATTATGTTTTATCCTAATTCCTAAGTTACTGCAATATGTCCTTGTTCTTTTATTCCAAGGCAACAAAGTTTACATAACAGGTTTATGCAGGTCACCTTTATTGAAGCTCTAGATCAACTTATGCCTGGATTTGATCCTGAGATTGGTAAGCTAGCTCAAAGGGTGTTGATCAACCCTAGGAAAATTGACTATCATACAGGAGTATTTGCAACAAAGGTAATATATTGTTTAGATTTGTGTGTACTTTGAGTGGCTTTTAGATTAATTGATTACTGAGTTTCCTTGGTTTTTATTTAGATCACTCCTGCAAAGGATGGAAAACCTGTCATTATTGAGCTTATTGATGCCAAGACCAAGGAGCCCAAGGACACCTTGGAGGTATGTCCATTGTACACTTTTCAATGGAAACTCCGGTATCTGCCTTTTCTTGTTTGCTAGTTATAGCAGCATATTTCCTCTGTAGACAATGCCATCATGCACAAAAATTGTCGGCTTATGATGCTTTTCCTGTTTTTTAAGTAGCATACCTGCTTGGCCTTACTCAATGGCATCTgttaaagtgacatttttcccggTTCTACTCCAGGTAGATGCAGCCCTAATTGCAACCGGAAGGGCACCATTCACCAATGGTCTCGGCTTGGAGAATGTAGGTCTTCTTGATGAATACTGTAATATGAAACTGTCCACTAAAAGGAAGTGGATTAAAATTTTCGTAATCTTTTTTTTTCCAGGTTAATGTAGTAACACAAAGGGGTTTCGTGCCTGTTGATGAGAGATTGCGAGTAATTGACACAAACGGCAATCTGGTTAGTTTTAAACTTTGTTCCGGCTATATATTCTCCCGTATGACTTCTAGTTAATGCTAATCTTGCATTTGAGTGTTAGGTTCCTCATTTGTACTGCATTGGTGATGCAAATGGTAAAATGATGCTTGCTCATGCAGCAAGTGCGCAAGGAATTTCAGGTAAGTGCCTGCTAACTTTATTCTTTACTAATTCAAGACAATATTTTCGTTTAGATCCACCTCATTTTTTCTTCCCTTAAAACTatcttatcagtggtggaacaagTGACAGGACGAGATCATGTGCTTAATCACCTTAGCATCCCCGCAGCCTGCTTCACTCACCCTGAAATAAGTATGGTTGGGTTAACAGAGGTAAGCATTACAAACACCCTTGTTCTTTTTATTCATTATCAAGTTTAAATTGCTGGATAAAAGATTGTGTGCATGGTGTTCAAATCTTGACATGCTTTTAATTCACAGCCTCAAGCAAGGGAGAAAGCCCAGAAGGAAGGATTTGAAGTAGGCGTTGCCAAAACAAGTTTCAAGGCTAACACGAAGGCACTTGCCGAAAATGAAGGGGAGGGACTTGCTAAGGTTATTTCTCTTCACACTTGTCTAAACCAATAATCAAAATTGACTTGTTTTCTTTTAGTCCATGAGGTTCTCCGTCTGTTGTACAAAAGTTGGTCTCCAGATTTTACAAAAATTGCTTGAAACAAATATCTTATCAAACTTTTAAAACGATAAAAAAACACGGTTTCTCTGcatccttttcttttctcttaaacATCATCGTTGTCTATCAATACAGTTGCTCACTTCTACCAATGTTATATATCCATGCAGTTGATATACAGACCCGACAACGGCGAGATACTCGGAGTTCATATATTTGGCTTACATGCAGCAGACCTCATCCATGAAGCATCAAATGCCATAGCTTTAGGAACACGTATCCAGGTTTGTCTTCGGTACAAAAACCAACTCATTTTTAAACCACATTCGATCTTGTAATTAAGATCCTTTCCTCCCATCACGCAGGACATAAAATTCGCCGTTCACGCACATCCAACACTTTCTGAAGTTCTGGACGAACTATTTAAATCAGCCACAGTGAGTTTCTGATATATATTTTTCCCGTTAACCATTTTCAATTTCACGGCAAGTTCATATTTTCCCCACATTCAAACCAGGTTAAAGCTGCTGCTTCGAGCCACGGTCCAGTAAGTGAACCGGTTGCAGTCTAAACCCTTAATCGACAGTTTTCGGATTAAAAAAAATAGGTATAAATTTTTTGAAGAACTTTGCTTGTATTAGGGACTGTCAAGAAACATCATGGAGGAATTTACTTATAAATCTAAGATGATCGTTGTGCCCGAAGCTTTTTACAACATAGTCTCGTCGTTTGTTAAGTTATTTTCAAAAGCAATGCAGATATAGCTGTGccgatattttttatttatccgttttggaaaattttattccttgatgtttgtgaaataaattatacttaaatttttgttttcattttgaaAGGATTTTTGCATTTACAATTTATTTGAATATCATGTCTTTGCAAATTAATTCTAGCCTTTTTAACATTTGATTTAACCTAATGCCTGCATTCATGCCATGCACAATTCTACCAAATGGTTCTAAATCTAATTTGTGTTGGTGAACAAATGAAATGCTTTGAAAAGCTTGTGGTCAAGCTATTGTTTTGCCAATTCAATCGGTttgattagtttatttattaaattgttcataaagataaaaaaagaaaaatacaatttgctcgattcaattggttttttttttgtttagtagattcatattgatttttaaattaattgattcAATGCTTTTCTTCGTTCAGTACTctaatcaatttttaattcaattgatCCAATTAATTGTATTGAGAAATCAACAAAAATTGTTTTGTTTTGCTTCATGGCCTGCGACTAACCATAAATGTCAATTCTCTATATTACAATGTACAATGCACGAGATATAAGTTGCATTAGAGTTGCTAGCTGGTTGCAATAGTAATAAGATATATTGGAGTAAGAGGGTTTGAGTTTAAATCTTAAAGATACATTGTTAGATGAAAAATTTATGAATTCAATAAGATAATAGAAACGACAATCacaaatataaaaagaattagTCTTCATGTAAATATTATTGGAAAAAACAACCATATAACTTTAAAAGATTAATCacacaaaaaaattatgaaaaatactttaatcataaaaaaaagaaaaccagTATTCCAATTAAATGATTACAACTCACAATTCATTAACTCAAATcattttttcaaattgattctAAAATTCAAACAACTCAATTTTTACCatctaatttgaaaattaatttttttc
This window of the Gossypium hirsutum isolate 1008001.06 chromosome A09, Gossypium_hirsutum_v2.1, whole genome shotgun sequence genome carries:
- the LOC107943359 gene encoding dihydrolipoyl dehydrogenase 2, chloroplastic, giving the protein MHSICFQATGVPGSNYIFDSCSPALAISKPINLRFCGLRKEAFGFSGLTHSSSGRVHFSSRGHSKKVSASAESNGSPPKSFDYDLIIIGAGVGGHGAALHAVEKGLKTAIIEGDVVGGTCVNRGCVPSKALLAVSGKMRELQSEHHMKALGLQVSAAGYDRQGVADHANNLASKIRSNLTNSMKALGVDILTGVGTIVGPQKVKYGKVGFPDNIVTAKNIIIATGSVPFVPKGIEVDGKTVITSDHALKLESVPDWIAIVGSGYIGLEFSDVYTALGSEVTFIEALDQLMPGFDPEIGKLAQRVLINPRKIDYHTGVFATKITPAKDGKPVIIELIDAKTKEPKDTLEVDAALIATGRAPFTNGLGLENVNVVTQRGFVPVDERLRVIDTNGNLVPHLYCIGDANGKMMLAHAASAQGISVVEQVTGRDHVLNHLSIPAACFTHPEISMVGLTEPQAREKAQKEGFEVGVAKTSFKANTKALAENEGEGLAKLIYRPDNGEILGVHIFGLHAADLIHEASNAIALGTRIQDIKFAVHAHPTLSEVLDELFKSATVKAAASSHGPVSEPVAV